The DNA region GGACGGGATAATTGTGTCCGTCAACCCTAACTCATGGCAGATGCCTGCGAACTGCTTATCCCGAATGCTCGTTACAATTCGTTTGAACCCCAGAGAACGGCCGACGAGGCTGGCAATAACGTTGGATTGGTCACTATCGGTCAAACAGAACAGTATGTCGGTATGTTCCGGATTCACCTCGCGCAGAATATCGGGCCGGCTGCCATCACCTAAAAGAAAGCTGCAATCCATATCGTCAGACAATTCGTCAATCTTTGTTTTGTCATTCTCGACGATGATGACTTCGTGACTCTTTTCAACGAGTGCCTTTGCGGTTTCAATACTGACTTGCCCTGCTCCAATAAACACTGTTCTCATTTTCCCTCCATTCTTCTACCAATCCACGTTCCAGGATACAGCATCACAATCCACGCTACAATTTCAAGTCGTCCCATCAACATGTCAGCGCACAGAACACATTTAAGAAGATCGGGTAATTCTGTACTTGTCAGCCCAACGGAAAGCCCTACTGTTCCAGTCGCGGAAGTCACCTCAAACAAGGAGTCGAGAGGGTCGTATCCCATTACTACAAACAATAGCCAGGACAGCGCAATAATGAATATGAACAGCACAATAACCAGCAGCGCCATACGGATCTCATCGTCCTGCAATCGGCGACCAGCAATCCGAGGCTCAAAAACGGCATGTTTCGGCAGGCTTGTTCGAATGATGAGCAACCGAAACACATTTACCGCGATCAGCAGCCGCAACAGTTTGAATCCGCCTGAGGTAGATCCTGCACCGCCGCCGGCAATCATCGAGAAAATCAGAATCAGCTTCGATCCCGCGTCAAGCTGCTCACATGGCATCGAGGAAAACCCCGCAGTACTCTGTGCGGAAAAAGCGAACAGGGGCGCGTGCTGGAATACCTGAGACCAATCCATGCCAATGTTCAGCCGCATGGAGATACCCACCATTAGCGAAACTACAAAGGAAGCTATGATAACGAGCTTAAACTGCAAAATATCCAGTGCTACGTGTCGCTTCTTTTTCAACATTCGGTAATAGACTGCCAAAGGAATCGCTCCTGCAAGGCAGAGCAGAGTAATCCACACCTGTGCAAACCGGTTCAACATTGCGAGGCTGCCATCATTCGGGGCAAAGCCTCCGGTTGAGAGCGCCGCGAAAGAATACAGCACAGCATCAAAAAAACTGATGCCAACCATCATAGATCCGATGATCCCCAGAACGGTTAATCCGCTATAGACCTTCAGAACCCGTCGTGCGTGGGCCCGTGTGCCACCAACCAGATCTTCAGTATCGGCCTCTGTAACAGCCAACCCCTTCGCCACCAGCCCCGGTTGCATAACAAGCGCCAAAGAAAGGACTACAATTCCCAGCCCGCCATACCATTGCATCCATGCGCGGGCAAAAAGAAACGTTTTCGGCATTCCGGCGAGCGTAGCCTTCGTACTCAGCCCCGTAGTCGTCATGCCGGAAATGGCTTCAAAGAGGGCATCCAAAAACTCCATCCCCCCGCCCATCATGGGGTAGGACATCACAAACGGTGTGAAAAGAAACATCAGCGCGACCACAACCATGCCTTCATTGGCCTGTATTCCGAATGGAACCCGCAGCCGAACCAGAGACCACCCCAGAACTGCAAGCCCGCCGATCACAATGCCATAGCGCAGGCTGATGGCCGTATCTCCAAAGAACAGCGACACAGACAACGGCACAAGAGACAACATCGCGAGAACAAGGCACAGTTGACCAAAATATTTGAAGACAACTCGGAACCGAACAGCATACTTCAGTTCGGCAGCTTGTTCAGTCATAAATGAATCCTTTATCCTTTGCGCCTATGATCGCAGGCGATAGTATACCCACCCTTTTCGAGTCAGTACGGTAAGGAAACCATTTTACCAAACTGAAGACATCTTATGCAACATGCAATGTCATAAAGACCGTTGCATGCAGGTTCCCTCTTGTACTTTCAAAAAACGGAACCAGACGTAACTCATACATATCAAAACGTATGTAACACTCTCTCCTGTTGCTCAAGATATCCCTTTTTCAGCATTTCCCCCCAGAGCATAAAAAAAGAACAGCCTACATTTTGTAGGCTGTTCTTCATAGGTAATGGATATACTATTTGACAGGGAACATACCCTCGCAGTCGAGAGGGCGTCCCTTTCGCGGGGTGCAGGGGCAGAGCCCCGCCCGCCGGAGGCATAAAAAGTCAAAAAACAAAAAACTTATTTGGGCGTAACACCCGCCATCATGAGCCCGATAGCTTCAACTTTTTTAGAATCCGATTTCGGGAACTGATCAATAATACGACCACGGTACATGACGGCTATACGGTCTGCGAGTTGCAGTGCTTCGTTCAACTCTGATGTTATAAGCAAAATACCTGCGCGCTTACGGACTTCAAGCAGTCGCTGCCAGACTTCTTCTGTTGCTGAAATATCGAGACCCTGTGTCGGGTTTTCTGCAACAATGATATCAGGCTGACGATAGAACTCACGCCCGATAACGAGTTTTTGCAGGTTACCGCCGGAAAGAGACCGTGCGTCCGCATCAATATGCCCGGGCTGTACGTTGAACTGCTCAACAATCTCTACGGTTGTGTCGATTGCCTTGCTACGGTTTAAGAACGGCCCTGTTGAAAACGAATGACGCGTTGTGAGCAGGAAGTTGTCCACCAGATCAACGAATTTACATGTCGCAAGTCCTTGGCGGTCTTCAGGAATATAGGCGAGAGAACGCCCTTTTCTTGGAGGTCGCGGATAGAAATCATGCCATTCCAGCCCAAGGATTGAAACATCACCTGTTATCGGCTTACGGAGACCGCAGACAACTTCTACAAGCTCTTTTTGACCGTTCCCTGCTACACCTGCGATGGCAACAATTTCACCTTTCCTGACAGAAAGCATGATATCTTCAAGCCCGTCACCTTCCAATCCTTGTACGTCCAGAACGGTTGCACCAAGTTCTACAGGCTGCGCATCAAGGGAGAGTTCAACATCACGGCCGACCATGCGGTTTGCAAGCACAGCTTCGTTCGGCACATCCGCTTCTTTGAACTCATCAACAACTTCACCTTTACGGAGAATGGCTATTTCGTCTGCCACTGCCATAACTTCTTTGAGTTTATGAGAGATAAAGACGAGAGATTTACCTTGGTCCGCCATGCGCCACATGGCATCAAAAAGCTGCTCAGTCTCGGTCGGAGTCAGAACGGCTGTCGGTTCATCAAGAATAAGCACGCGACTGTCACGGTACAAAAGCTTAAGAATTTCAACACGCTGCTTTTCACCCATGGAAAGGGTCGAAACAATTGCTGAAGGGTCGATAGGCAGACCGTACTGTTCCGCCAGTTCTGCAACTTCTTTTTCCTGCTCTTTCGGGCTGATGAGGAATGCTTTTTCCTGACCAAGCAACACGTTCTGCGCAACAGTCATGGATTCCACAAGCATAAAATGCTGATAAACCATACCGATACCCGCTTTAATTGCGTCTTTCGGAGAGGTAAAGGTTGTCAGCTTACCGTCTACCAGAATATCACCGGAAGTCTGCTGGAATCTACCGGAAAGAATAGACATGAGGGTGGATTTACCCGCACCGTTCTCGCCCAGCAAAGCTTTAATCATACCGGGACGAATATCGAGAGTAATTTCGTGGTTTGCACGCACCTTACCAAAATGCTTGCTGATTCCATGTAACCGGACAAATGATGCCCGTCCTGCAAATGCACCGCGGTTGGTTCGCTTATTAACGTATTCTGCCACGGCTATTCTCCCGGCTCAATATTCACGCCGAGAGCAGCAGGAGCCTGACGCCCCTTGCCTCGCGCTGAAGAAAAAAGAAGAACGATGATAGTCAGTGCGTATGGAAGCATGAGCAGCAGTGATGAAGGCAATGTTGCTCCTACAGCCTGTAAACGCATCTGGAATGCCATAATTCCGCCAAACAGATACGCACCGAACATTGCACGACCCGGACGCCAGAATGCAAAAATAACTAACGCGACAGCAATCCAACCACGTCCTGCTGTCATGTTGTTTGTCCACAGATGGGTGTAGGCAAGAGACAGGTATGCTCCGCCAAGACCGCAAAGGACACCGCCAAAGAAAATCCCCGCCCAGCGCAGTTTCACAGGATTAAGACCTGCGGCAAAACATGCAGCCGGATTTTCACCGGCCGCGCCGAGAGCAAGCCCCCAGCGGGTTCTGCTCATGAAGAACCAGAACAGGAACGGCAGGAAGTAGGACACATAGACCAATGCATCCTGCTTAAAGAAAATATCGCCCATAACCGGAATGGAAGACAGAAATGGAATATCAAATGGAGCAAACCCCGGTGCAGACATACCTACGTAGGTTGTGCCAAGGAAATCTGCAAGGCCGACACCAAGAATAGTAAGAGCAAGGCCAGATACAACCTGATTACCTTGGAAAACAAGGCAGACAATTGCATGTGCAAGACCGAAAAGACCGGCAAGCACACCTGCGCAGACAAACGCAAGCCACGGGCTGCCTGTGAAGTATGAAACAATGAACGCGAAAAACGCGCCGAAAATCATCATACCTTCCACACCAAGGTTCAGCACACCGGAACGCTCTGTCAGCATCTCTCCAAGAGTTGCGTACAGAATTGGTGTACCGGACTGAATAGTCGCAGCCAGAATAGGAATAATAAGTTCTAAGCCCACGATTATCCTCGCTTGCTTCTCTGGAAAGAATACCAGTTAAAGAACTGTCCAGCCAATACGCTCAACAGAATAAGTCCCTGCATAATACCGGTAAATGACGCCGGCACCTGCAATTCAAGCTGCAAGTTCTCTACACCTACGCGCAGACCTGCCAACAAAATAGAGTATCCGGCAATGGAGGTAATACGCAGACGGGCAAGCCACGCCACAACAATTGCGGTAAAACCGTACCCCACGACGATTGTCGGTTGCAGACGGTTAAGCGTTGCAGACGTTTCAATAAGCCCTGCCCAGCCTGCCAACGCACCGCATAGTCCCATGACCAGCACAACAAGTGCGCTGTACGGCATACGAGCGTAACGGGCGGCACGAGGATTCTCGCCACTGACCATGATTTCGAACCCGAGGCGAGTATGCTTTAAAAATACGGTAAGAGCTAACGCAGCACCCGCACAGACAAGTATGCCCCAATGAATCCGTCCGAATAATTCGCCGATAACGGCTGTATCAGGGAACATGATAGTCATCGGAAAACCGAAGCTCGCAGGATCTTTCCATGCACCGTAGACAAGGTACTGAAGAAACAGGATGCCGATGTAGTTAAACATCAGTGTCGAAATAATTTCGTTAAGTCCCATCTTCTCGCGCAGCAAAGCCGGAATAATTGCCCAAAGCCCGCCAAGCACCGCGGCTGCGATAAACATAAGCGGCATCAGCACCCATACAGGTGCATTCGGCATGCTCAGCACAACCCAGGTTGCACCGATGGCCCCGAGGGCGTACTGCCCTTCCGCGCCAATATTCCAGATCTGCATACGGAAGCAGACTGCAACCCCGAGGGAACAGAGAAAAATAGGGATAGCTTTAAGGACAGTGTCCTCAAGAGCCCATCCGTGAGCAAAGGCTCCGTCCCATAACAGGTACATTGCTTCCAACGGTGGTTTTCCCTGAACAGCCAGCAACAAAGCGCTTACCCCGAGAGAAAAAACCATCGCAACCAGAAAGATAAAAAAGGAGCCCCACTTAAGGGGCTCCTGACGTTTTTCAATAGTAAAACCTAGCATATGCTAAGATACTCCAGATTAGCCCAACGGCTACTGGTTAGAGCCCTCAACGCCTTCAACAAACCAATCCATACCAGCGAGCATTGCGTCAGAAGCGGTTTCGCCTTCTGCAATACGGATAGTACCGGACTGATCTTTGACAGGGCCAGCAAACACCTTGAATGTTCCATTTTTAATTTCTGCTTTACGGGCAGTAACCATAGCACGAACATTCTCAGGAACCATGTCACCGAATGGTGCAAGATCAACTACGCCTTCGGAAAGTCCCCACCAGTAGTTGTCAGCTTTCCATTCGCCCTTTTGAACTTTTTCAATAACTACCGGGTAGAATGCGCTCCAGTTCCATACTACAGAAGTAAGGTGTGCTTTAGGAGCAAACTGGGACATATCAGAGTTGTAGCCAATGGAGTAAATACCGGCTTCCTGAGCAGCTTCCTGAGGGCCTGGGGAATCCTGATGCTGTGCGATAACGTCGGAACCGATGTCGATAAGAGACTTGGCAGCTTCTTTCTCGGTTGCAGGGTCGTACCAAGTTTTAGTCCAGACAACGTGCACTTTTGCTTTAGGGTTCACAGCGCGAACACCGAGAGTAAATGCGTTGATACCACGTTTAACTTCCGGAATAGGGAATGCACCAACGTAACCGATGATGTTGGATTTAGTCATGGAACCAGCTACGAGACCTGCAAGGTAACGAGCCTGATAGATACGACCAAAGTATGCAGACATGTTCGGTGCAGTTTTGTAACCGGAACAATGCATGAAGGTAGTATCAGGAAATTTCTTTGCTACTTTGAGCATTGGGTCCATGTAACCGAAGCTGGTGCCGAAGATTACATCGTACCCTTTACGAGCCATGTTGTTGATAACACGGGTTGCATCAGCACCTTCCGGTACGGATTCAACATAAAACGTTTTTACGCCGTCCATTTTTTCAACAGCCTGACGACCAAGGTCGTGAGCGTAAGAATACCCAGCGTCACCAACTGGAGAAACGTACACGAAGCCAACTTTCAAATCTTTCGCCTGTGCTACAGTTGCGCCAAAGCCAGCGACAACAACCATAGCAGCGAGCATTGCAATACCCACTAATTTACGCATTGTTTCCTCCCATGAAACATCAATCCCGAATATTAAGAGGAGTTGCAGAGCTATTCTGCAACATCCAAATAGAACTACTTCGTATCATTAACCCGCTTAACGAGCGGCTCAACAAACTGACCCTCAGAATCCCAAGGGAATAAAATCCAAGTATCCTGAGAATATTCTCTGATAAATGTATCTACAAGCGGGCGGCCTTCCGGCTTCGCATACAAGGTTGCAAAATATGCTTTTGGCAACATATCACGCACAACTCGTGCGGTTCCGCCGGTATCCACCAGATCATCGATGATCAACCAGCCTTCGCCGTCCCCTTCCGGTTTTTTCAAAACATTCATCTCACCCTGATTCTTCCAGTTATAACTGCTGACACAGATGGTCTCAATCTGGTGAATTTCCATTTCTCGGGCAAGAATAGCAGCAGGAACCAAGCCTCCACGCGTAACGGCGTAAATGCCCTTCCATGTACCTTTTTTAAGTAAGTCCCAAGCCAGCTGTCTGGCATCTCTTTGCAACAACTCCCAAGATACAGGAGTAACTTTTGAATAGCGGTTGGAATCTGACACTGTAGTAATCCAATATGTATTTAAAGTGGAAGTATTACGGTAACAGTTAGAATTTTAGCCTAAAAGAGGCTTGCGTACGCCTCTTTTAGGCTAATCAAAAATATAAGACGAAAAGCTAATCCTGCTTACTTGCCTTTTTGGAACCAGAGTACAGCTGGTATCCAAGCAACTTACATTCAATTTTTGCGCTAAAGAATGTAAGACGCTTAAAGGTGCGTAAGCCAACCTGCTTCGCTAAATCCAAGTTACCGGTAAAAATAAACCCTATGTAGCCCTGACACTTCTTCTTAAAGAAGTCGCCAATAGCCTGATACACGTCACCAAGGTAACGCACATCACCAAGCCGTTCACCATATTCAGGGTTCATTATTACAATGCCGCCGCCTTCAGGAACGTCTGTTTCACGGAAATCGCACACATCAAATTCGATGTAGCGGTCAACACCCGCAGCAACAGCATTCTTTTTTGCAGCTTCAATAGCTTCTGCACTTTTGTCAGTAGCGATAATTCTAAAATCAAGTCCGCCAAGTTCTTCTGCTTCTGCTTCATCAAGAAGCTTGTCCCAGCGAGCCTGATCAAAGTCCGGCAAATGCATAAAACCGTAGTTGTCGCGCATCAGCCCCGGAGCACTGTTAAGACCGATAAGTGCTGCTTCAATGGCAAGTGTACCACTACCGCACATCGGGTTTACAACATTGCTTTTACGATCCCAGCCACTGGCAAGCAAAGACGCTGCACCAAGCGGTTCGGACATTGGAGCCTTCCAGGGAAGTTTGCGGTAACCACGACGGTTAAGAGGTTCGCCGGATGTATCTAAATACAGCTTACAACGGTTCTGAACCCAATGCAGGAACAGGACTGTACCTGTCTGCTCAGGGCCGGAATCCGGTCTGCGACCATGCTTATCACGCATAAAGTCACAAATGCCGTCTTTAACACGAACATTGGCGTAACGGGCATCACGAATGGAATCGTTCTGCACAAAGGAAGATATAGACAGGTAGCCGTCAGGAGCGATTATTTCGTCCCAGTCGATGTATTCGCGAATGTATTTGTACACATCGTCGGCATTGTATGCCCTGAAAGATGCAAGTTGGAACTGAACACGATGCGCAGTGCGCAGATGCAGGTTCAAACGCATACAGCCAGCCATAGTAGTAAATGTTTCTACAGCAGCGGTATGCTCATGCCTAACAGGGAAATTAAGTTGCTTAATTTCTTCAGTCAAAATTGGTGCTGCGCCGCGCGGGCATGTAATCAGCACTTCTGACTTACGGTTGAAAATACTCATGATTCTCCTGCACTCTTCGTGCAGCTACAAATAAAAAATCCGGCAAAATTACACGTTCCGTCCGCATAACATTACCAGATATGAAACAAGACTTACGCCTTGCACCCTTTCAATTTCTCCGCAACAAAACACAGCTGACTTGCGCCAACTTGATTTTTTTTCTACGGAGTGGCTCTTACTCATTGATTTTCCGATTTTTTATAAAAAACCAGTATCAGCTATTAAGATTCACACGGTATATATGACTCCTTAATAAGATGCAAATGCGCGTTTTTTGAGACACATTTTACGTCTCAACATGTATCAAGTTCTCTCAAACTGTATCAAGAGCAGTCACTACTGGTAGTGAGCTATCTTCTTTACATGTAACAAACAAAACGTGCCGGTGCTCCCTTGATGCAGTTGCCAGTTTTACCAGATACGTTTACTAGAGGGAGATGCTCTCTCTGTAATCGGGCACACGCTTCAGCCGCCACCAGACAGATATGTACAGGGACACATTGCCGCATCGCGCTAATAAGCTCATTGCAGCATACACGGTTACTATTTGCTGCGCCTGATTTTTTTTACTGCCGCACGCTTGTGTCCCGTAATTTTATCCTTCTACCCTAGCCTTGCGTACAAATTGTATCATTACATATGGCGACGCCCCGACACGATACACATTCAATAACCCTGCAGAATGCACATTATGACAACAACTACACTTTCCATACTTGTTTCATGCACCAGTTCAAACGAAGCTGCTGCCTTGTCTCTTGCCTCATTCACCAACCTGCCGAAGGATCTTGAATGCGAGATTCTCATTGCGGCAGACAGTAAAGCTGCACCAGATTTATCTGCGCTT from Halodesulfovibrio aestuarii DSM 17919 = ATCC 29578 includes:
- a CDS encoding TrkH family potassium uptake protein, whose amino-acid sequence is MTEQAAELKYAVRFRVVFKYFGQLCLVLAMLSLVPLSVSLFFGDTAISLRYGIVIGGLAVLGWSLVRLRVPFGIQANEGMVVVALMFLFTPFVMSYPMMGGGMEFLDALFEAISGMTTTGLSTKATLAGMPKTFLFARAWMQWYGGLGIVVLSLALVMQPGLVAKGLAVTEADTEDLVGGTRAHARRVLKVYSGLTVLGIIGSMMVGISFFDAVLYSFAALSTGGFAPNDGSLAMLNRFAQVWITLLCLAGAIPLAVYYRMLKKKRHVALDILQFKLVIIASFVVSLMVGISMRLNIGMDWSQVFQHAPLFAFSAQSTAGFSSMPCEQLDAGSKLILIFSMIAGGGAGSTSGGFKLLRLLIAVNVFRLLIIRTSLPKHAVFEPRIAGRRLQDDEIRMALLVIVLFIFIIALSWLLFVVMGYDPLDSLFEVTSATGTVGLSVGLTSTELPDLLKCVLCADMLMGRLEIVAWIVMLYPGTWIGRRMEGK
- a CDS encoding ABC transporter permease, with amino-acid sequence MLGFTIEKRQEPLKWGSFFIFLVAMVFSLGVSALLLAVQGKPPLEAMYLLWDGAFAHGWALEDTVLKAIPIFLCSLGVAVCFRMQIWNIGAEGQYALGAIGATWVVLSMPNAPVWVLMPLMFIAAAVLGGLWAIIPALLREKMGLNEIISTLMFNYIGILFLQYLVYGAWKDPASFGFPMTIMFPDTAVIGELFGRIHWGILVCAGAALALTVFLKHTRLGFEIMVSGENPRAARYARMPYSALVVLVMGLCGALAGWAGLIETSATLNRLQPTIVVGYGFTAIVVAWLARLRITSIAGYSILLAGLRVGVENLQLELQVPASFTGIMQGLILLSVLAGQFFNWYSFQRSKRG
- the gpt gene encoding xanthine phosphoribosyltransferase — translated: MSDSNRYSKVTPVSWELLQRDARQLAWDLLKKGTWKGIYAVTRGGLVPAAILAREMEIHQIETICVSSYNWKNQGEMNVLKKPEGDGEGWLIIDDLVDTGGTARVVRDMLPKAYFATLYAKPEGRPLVDTFIREYSQDTWILFPWDSEGQFVEPLVKRVNDTK
- a CDS encoding BMP family ABC transporter substrate-binding protein: MRKLVGIAMLAAMVVVAGFGATVAQAKDLKVGFVYVSPVGDAGYSYAHDLGRQAVEKMDGVKTFYVESVPEGADATRVINNMARKGYDVIFGTSFGYMDPMLKVAKKFPDTTFMHCSGYKTAPNMSAYFGRIYQARYLAGLVAGSMTKSNIIGYVGAFPIPEVKRGINAFTLGVRAVNPKAKVHVVWTKTWYDPATEKEAAKSLIDIGSDVIAQHQDSPGPQEAAQEAGIYSIGYNSDMSQFAPKAHLTSVVWNWSAFYPVVIEKVQKGEWKADNYWWGLSEGVVDLAPFGDMVPENVRAMVTARKAEIKNGTFKVFAGPVKDQSGTIRIAEGETASDAMLAGMDWFVEGVEGSNQ
- a CDS encoding ABC transporter permease, producing the protein MGLELIIPILAATIQSGTPILYATLGEMLTERSGVLNLGVEGMMIFGAFFAFIVSYFTGSPWLAFVCAGVLAGLFGLAHAIVCLVFQGNQVVSGLALTILGVGLADFLGTTYVGMSAPGFAPFDIPFLSSIPVMGDIFFKQDALVYVSYFLPFLFWFFMSRTRWGLALGAAGENPAACFAAGLNPVKLRWAGIFFGGVLCGLGGAYLSLAYTHLWTNNMTAGRGWIAVALVIFAFWRPGRAMFGAYLFGGIMAFQMRLQAVGATLPSSLLLMLPYALTIIVLLFSSARGKGRQAPAALGVNIEPGE
- a CDS encoding ABC transporter ATP-binding protein; the protein is MAEYVNKRTNRGAFAGRASFVRLHGISKHFGKVRANHEITLDIRPGMIKALLGENGAGKSTLMSILSGRFQQTSGDILVDGKLTTFTSPKDAIKAGIGMVYQHFMLVESMTVAQNVLLGQEKAFLISPKEQEKEVAELAEQYGLPIDPSAIVSTLSMGEKQRVEILKLLYRDSRVLILDEPTAVLTPTETEQLFDAMWRMADQGKSLVFISHKLKEVMAVADEIAILRKGEVVDEFKEADVPNEAVLANRMVGRDVELSLDAQPVELGATVLDVQGLEGDGLEDIMLSVRKGEIVAIAGVAGNGQKELVEVVCGLRKPITGDVSILGLEWHDFYPRPPRKGRSLAYIPEDRQGLATCKFVDLVDNFLLTTRHSFSTGPFLNRSKAIDTTVEIVEQFNVQPGHIDADARSLSGGNLQKLVIGREFYRQPDIIVAENPTQGLDISATEEVWQRLLEVRKRAGILLITSELNEALQLADRIAVMYRGRIIDQFPKSDSKKVEAIGLMMAGVTPK
- a CDS encoding THUMP domain-containing class I SAM-dependent RNA methyltransferase, giving the protein MSIFNRKSEVLITCPRGAAPILTEEIKQLNFPVRHEHTAAVETFTTMAGCMRLNLHLRTAHRVQFQLASFRAYNADDVYKYIREYIDWDEIIAPDGYLSISSFVQNDSIRDARYANVRVKDGICDFMRDKHGRRPDSGPEQTGTVLFLHWVQNRCKLYLDTSGEPLNRRGYRKLPWKAPMSEPLGAASLLASGWDRKSNVVNPMCGSGTLAIEAALIGLNSAPGLMRDNYGFMHLPDFDQARWDKLLDEAEAEELGGLDFRIIATDKSAEAIEAAKKNAVAAGVDRYIEFDVCDFRETDVPEGGGIVIMNPEYGERLGDVRYLGDVYQAIGDFFKKKCQGYIGFIFTGNLDLAKQVGLRTFKRLTFFSAKIECKLLGYQLYSGSKKASKQD
- a CDS encoding potassium channel family protein — its product is MRTVFIGAGQVSIETAKALVEKSHEVIIVENDKTKIDELSDDMDCSFLLGDGSRPDILREVNPEHTDILFCLTDSDQSNVIASLVGRSLGFKRIVTSIRDKQFAGICHELGLTDTIIPSRTISRYLVDMVGGSKNVELSTVLKDEARFFMFIAEEEDAVVVNKLKLPVDARVVCYYREGKFAHANEDTALRAGDEIVILTHSKSLNELEKRWQPKLQKENPSE